The following proteins come from a genomic window of Desulfonatronum thiosulfatophilum:
- a CDS encoding sigma 54-interacting transcriptional regulator: MKYSRSLKGTLLFAVAGLVVLSTLLTALLASHRYAQSLEQTLAAQTENVGRALAAEAADLVLVNDLVSLRNMLERQRNAHPALTYLFIVRDGRILASTFGIEMPADLLAFNLPEHLAGDEMSLHRIVTETGSRHLDMALPIFDGHAGILRLGVSEDHLRREVRNLWTSIGIVALLILIPALAGGLLFLNRMTRPLLALVQAAQNFAPGKAPDPLPLHGQKEIAVLAEAFNIMTRRIHEYTRRLEDQALELEQAQSQLRASCEIVRNVSALGSLREIGTYLIRRTKEIVHCGEVNLLVFNADRTMFFVISSEEIFEVFAPEAIASAEAQLHGMEPIFQPRTPLFDPPLISNTLKELPNQAILPLHHEDRLCGAMIIGCAVNLPFQHQDLELVSLVLAQASGTLRRAAQQEVESGKFQSRQDALPGFMGIIGRDAKLRQIFQLIEDVAATDATVLIQGESGTGKELVARAIHDLSPRKSNPFVVINCSAYPATLLESELFGHERGAFTGAQKQRPGRFEQANGGTVFLDEIGEISATAQVKLLRVLQTQRFERVGGDKTVDVDVRIVAATNKNLLEEVKAGNFREDLYYRLDVVPINLPPLRERGNDVVLLAGHFLRRFRSEQEKTVAEISPKAMRLLLDYSWPGNVRELENVIEQATVLAKSNVVTPEELPTRLRTALGPSSSASPTLEEQERIIIQEVLESCSWNKKLAAQRLGIGRSTLYAKIKRLGITVPEDA, encoded by the coding sequence ATGAAGTATTCCCGCTCACTGAAGGGGACCCTGCTTTTCGCCGTCGCCGGCCTGGTGGTGCTCAGCACGTTATTGACGGCATTGCTGGCATCCCATCGCTACGCCCAAAGCCTGGAACAGACCCTTGCCGCCCAGACGGAAAACGTCGGACGCGCCCTGGCTGCCGAGGCCGCCGACCTGGTCCTGGTCAACGACCTTGTCAGTCTGCGCAACATGCTGGAACGCCAGCGCAATGCCCACCCTGCCCTGACCTACCTGTTCATTGTCCGTGACGGCCGAATTCTGGCCAGCACCTTCGGTATCGAAATGCCGGCCGATCTGCTCGCGTTCAACCTTCCGGAACACTTGGCGGGCGACGAAATGAGCCTGCACCGGATTGTCACCGAAACCGGGAGCCGCCATCTGGACATGGCGTTGCCGATTTTCGACGGTCACGCCGGAATACTCCGCCTGGGAGTTTCCGAGGACCATCTGCGCCGCGAAGTGCGCAACCTCTGGACCTCCATCGGCATCGTGGCCCTGCTCATCCTGATTCCAGCCCTCGCCGGGGGGCTGCTTTTTCTGAACCGCATGACCCGGCCACTGCTCGCCCTGGTACAGGCTGCCCAGAACTTCGCGCCGGGAAAGGCCCCTGATCCGCTCCCGCTCCATGGGCAAAAAGAAATCGCCGTGCTGGCCGAAGCGTTCAATATCATGACCAGGCGCATACACGAATACACGCGGCGTCTGGAGGATCAGGCTCTGGAGCTCGAGCAGGCCCAGAGCCAGTTGCGGGCATCTTGTGAGATCGTGCGCAATGTCTCGGCGCTCGGCTCTTTGCGCGAAATCGGCACCTACCTGATCCGGCGGACCAAGGAGATCGTGCACTGCGGGGAGGTCAATCTGCTGGTCTTCAATGCTGATCGGACAATGTTTTTCGTGATCAGCTCCGAGGAAATATTTGAAGTCTTCGCACCAGAAGCCATCGCTTCGGCCGAGGCCCAGCTTCATGGCATGGAACCGATTTTTCAGCCGCGGACGCCGTTGTTTGACCCTCCATTGATTTCCAATACATTGAAAGAACTCCCGAACCAGGCCATCCTCCCCCTGCACCATGAGGATCGTCTCTGTGGCGCCATGATTATTGGCTGCGCCGTAAACCTCCCCTTCCAACACCAGGATCTGGAACTGGTCAGCCTTGTCCTGGCCCAAGCTTCCGGAACCTTACGCCGTGCCGCGCAACAGGAGGTGGAGTCGGGCAAGTTTCAATCCCGCCAGGATGCCCTGCCCGGATTTATGGGCATCATCGGCCGGGACGCGAAACTGCGGCAGATCTTTCAACTTATCGAGGACGTGGCGGCCACGGACGCCACGGTCCTGATCCAGGGGGAATCGGGCACGGGCAAGGAACTGGTGGCCAGGGCCATCCATGATCTCAGCCCGCGCAAGAGCAACCCCTTCGTAGTCATCAACTGCTCCGCCTATCCGGCCACACTCCTGGAAAGTGAACTGTTCGGCCATGAACGAGGAGCGTTCACCGGGGCACAGAAACAGCGCCCGGGGCGGTTCGAACAGGCCAACGGCGGAACCGTGTTTCTGGATGAAATCGGTGAAATCTCGGCCACGGCCCAGGTCAAACTCTTGCGTGTCCTGCAGACCCAGCGGTTTGAACGAGTCGGCGGAGACAAGACCGTGGACGTGGATGTGCGCATTGTCGCGGCCACGAACAAAAATCTCCTGGAAGAGGTCAAGGCGGGAAATTTTCGCGAGGATCTCTACTATCGTCTGGACGTCGTGCCCATCAATCTTCCACCATTGCGTGAACGCGGCAATGACGTTGTTCTCCTGGCCGGACATTTCCTGCGCCGCTTCCGCTCTGAGCAGGAAAAGACCGTCGCTGAGATCAGTCCCAAAGCCATGCGCCTGCTCCTGGATTACTCCTGGCCGGGCAATGTTCGGGAACTGGAGAATGTCATTGAGCAGGCCACGGTTTTGGCCAAGTCCAATGTCGTCACACCGGAAGAACTGCCCACCCGGCTCAGGACCGCCTTGGGTCCATCCTCAAGCGCGTCCCCGACCTTGGAGGAACAGGAGCGGATCATCATCCAGGAAGTCCTGGAATCCTGCTCCTGGAACAAAAAACTGGCCGCACAACGCCTGGGCATCGGCCGCAGCACGCTCTACGCCAAGATCAAACGCCTGGGGATCACCGTCCCGGAGGATGCGTAA
- the phnD gene encoding phosphate/phosphite/phosphonate ABC transporter substrate-binding protein, translated as MTHITDRIGNSLKNISTTTTSMPTFFLAFFCIFLLLLLVACDRGEEVKAVDFSKTVPLPSPEATPPDRPVLRGAVGAMISPKETHEIYLQLLAYISDRMDMELEFIQRQTYAEVNELLGRGDLDLAFICSGPYALGREEFDFELLATPVVQGEHEYRSYLIVHQESPFQSLEDLRGTTFAFTDPQSNTGRLVPEYWLARMGERPETFFRDVIYTYSHDNSIQAVAQGLVDGAAVDNLIWDFFDQKKPVHTSRTRIIKTSDSYGIPPIVVSSSLPPELTDQIRDLLLGMHGDPHGAAILHELMIDRFVRADKAWYASIQDLHDTIDALRINQQP; from the coding sequence ATGACGCACATCACCGATCGCATCGGCAACTCGCTCAAGAACATAAGCACCACGACAACTTCGATGCCGACTTTTTTTCTCGCCTTTTTCTGCATCTTTCTCTTACTCCTGCTCGTGGCCTGTGACCGCGGGGAAGAAGTCAAAGCCGTGGACTTCAGCAAGACCGTACCCCTTCCTTCACCGGAAGCGACTCCGCCTGATCGTCCTGTTCTGCGCGGGGCCGTGGGCGCGATGATCTCACCGAAGGAAACTCATGAGATTTATCTGCAACTCCTGGCCTACATTAGTGACCGCATGGACATGGAGCTGGAGTTCATCCAGCGTCAAACCTATGCCGAGGTCAACGAACTGCTAGGCCGGGGCGATTTGGACTTGGCGTTCATCTGTTCCGGTCCGTATGCTCTGGGACGGGAAGAATTCGATTTTGAGCTGCTGGCCACCCCGGTCGTTCAGGGGGAACACGAATACCGTTCCTATCTGATCGTCCACCAGGAAAGTCCGTTCCAGAGTCTGGAAGACCTGCGCGGGACCACCTTCGCGTTCACGGACCCGCAGTCCAATACCGGCCGGTTGGTCCCTGAATACTGGCTGGCTCGGATGGGCGAACGCCCGGAAACCTTTTTCCGGGACGTGATCTACACCTACAGTCACGACAACTCCATTCAGGCCGTGGCCCAGGGATTGGTGGATGGCGCGGCAGTGGACAACCTGATCTGGGATTTCTTTGATCAGAAAAAACCCGTCCACACCTCCCGGACCCGGATCATCAAAACTTCGGATTCCTACGGTATCCCGCCGATCGTTGTTTCCAGCTCCCTGCCGCCAGAACTGACCGATCAGATCCGGGACCTGCTGCTGGGAATGCATGGGGATCCCCATGGCGCGGCCATCCTTCATGAGTTAATGATCGACCGTTTTGTCAGGGCCGACAAGGCCTGGTACGCATCGATTCAGGATCTCCACGACACGATTGACGCCCTCCGGATCAACCAGCAACCATGA
- a CDS encoding ISL3 family transposase, with protein MFAEEIFALGLGLTPPWKVMSQHLDTEDTPTKLMLEIGAERGVLYPCPKCGSACKAHDFKEYTWRHLNFFQHHCYLTARVPRIDCLEHGIRRVEVPWAREGSRFTLLFEQVVMSLVREMPVNAVARHVEVTDKRLWRIVRHYVSKAIAALDLKSLKAVGLDETASKRGHNYITVFIDLDRTEKPVIFATPGKGKEGLAKFCSFIEAHGGHPDNVIEVVCDMSPAFLSAIEKEFKAAKVTVDWFHVVQLFTKAVDDVRKLEAKQTKLPEHTRWTVLKGGEKGRTDGQKNALLELV; from the coding sequence ATGTTTGCTGAAGAAATTTTTGCCTTGGGCCTGGGCCTTACGCCGCCTTGGAAAGTTATGAGCCAACATCTCGACACAGAGGACACCCCGACCAAGCTCATGTTAGAGATCGGAGCCGAGCGGGGTGTCCTGTATCCGTGTCCCAAATGCGGTTCCGCATGCAAGGCCCACGACTTCAAGGAGTACACCTGGAGACACTTGAACTTCTTTCAGCATCATTGCTACCTCACGGCTCGAGTGCCGCGGATTGATTGCCTTGAACATGGCATCCGCCGGGTGGAAGTCCCTTGGGCCAGAGAAGGCAGTCGTTTCACCCTGCTTTTCGAGCAAGTGGTCATGTCCCTTGTCCGTGAGATGCCGGTCAACGCCGTTGCTCGCCACGTTGAAGTCACGGATAAACGCTTGTGGCGCATCGTCCGCCATTATGTGTCCAAAGCCATTGCCGCACTGGATCTGAAGAGCCTTAAGGCTGTCGGCCTGGATGAGACGGCCTCCAAACGCGGACACAACTATATCACCGTTTTCATCGACCTGGACCGGACCGAAAAACCTGTGATCTTCGCGACCCCCGGCAAAGGCAAAGAAGGCCTGGCGAAGTTCTGTTCGTTCATTGAGGCGCACGGCGGTCATCCCGATAACGTCATCGAGGTTGTCTGCGACATGTCGCCAGCTTTCCTTTCGGCCATTGAGAAAGAATTCAAGGCCGCCAAGGTCACAGTAGACTGGTTCCATGTGGTCCAACTCTTCACCAAGGCTGTCGATGATGTCAGAAAGCTGGAGGCTAAGCAGACCAAACTGCCGGAGCATACCCGCTGGACCGTGCTCAAAGGCGGGGAAAAAGGACGCACAGATGGCCAAAAGAACGCTCTGCTGGAACTCGTCGA
- a CDS encoding Fic family protein, whose amino-acid sequence MQREIQGRYVTISTVGEKAQAFVPAPLPPRPPIDWTPELRGKFDQALLALGRLDSVSTLLPDTSLFLYMYVRKEAVLSSMIEGTQSSLSDLLLYELDQVPGVPLDDVREVSNYVAALDRGLHLLEKGLPLSLRLFREIHGVLLAEGRGGSQAPGEFRRTQNWIGGTRPGNAAFVPPPAEEVLECMSKLELFLHDQPESTPVLLKAALAHVQFETIHPFLDGNGRLGRLLITLLLCEQKVLKTPMLYLSLYFKTHRRYYYELLNTVRLTGDWEAWLDFFSEAVIVTATQAAETARQLLDLSNQDRDKISGLGRAATSTLQVHRALMEHPLATSGSLVQKTRITPATVNKALSHLEQLGIVKELTSQKRNRLFSYAGYIEIMSRGTELPGM is encoded by the coding sequence ATGCAGCGAGAAATCCAAGGCAGATACGTGACCATTTCGACGGTGGGCGAGAAGGCTCAGGCCTTCGTGCCCGCGCCGCTGCCACCGCGTCCGCCCATCGACTGGACGCCGGAGTTGCGCGGCAAGTTCGATCAGGCGCTGCTGGCACTCGGGCGGCTGGATAGCGTCTCGACCTTGCTGCCGGACACATCGCTTTTCCTCTACATGTACGTCCGTAAGGAAGCGGTGCTCTCCTCCATGATCGAGGGCACGCAGTCGTCCCTGTCCGACCTTCTGTTGTACGAACTGGATCAGGTGCCCGGCGTCCCCCTGGATGACGTGCGGGAGGTCAGCAACTATGTCGCCGCCCTGGATCGCGGCCTGCACCTGCTGGAAAAAGGATTGCCTCTCTCGCTTCGGCTGTTCCGCGAAATCCATGGCGTTCTGCTGGCCGAGGGACGCGGCGGCAGCCAGGCCCCTGGTGAGTTCAGGCGCACCCAGAACTGGATCGGCGGCACCAGACCGGGCAATGCAGCCTTTGTTCCGCCTCCGGCCGAAGAGGTACTGGAGTGCATGAGCAAGCTGGAACTCTTCCTCCACGACCAGCCGGAGTCGACCCCGGTACTGCTCAAGGCGGCGCTGGCCCATGTTCAGTTCGAAACGATCCACCCGTTTTTGGATGGGAACGGCCGTCTGGGACGTCTGTTGATCACTTTGCTGTTATGTGAACAGAAGGTGCTGAAGACGCCAATGCTCTATCTCAGCCTCTACTTCAAGACGCACCGCCGGTATTACTACGAATTGCTGAACACCGTGCGCCTGACCGGCGACTGGGAAGCCTGGCTCGACTTCTTCTCCGAGGCGGTGATCGTCACCGCCACCCAGGCCGCGGAAACCGCCCGGCAGCTCCTCGACCTGTCAAACCAGGATCGCGACAAGATCAGCGGCCTCGGTCGGGCCGCGACCTCAACCCTGCAGGTTCACCGGGCCCTGATGGAACATCCCCTCGCCACATCGGGTTCACTGGTGCAGAAAACCCGCATCACACCGGCCACCGTGAACAAAGCCCTTTCCCACCTGGAACAGCTCGGCATCGTCAAAGAGCTGACCTCCCAAAAACGCAACCGCCTGTTCAGCTATGCGGGGTATATTGAGATCATGAGCCGTGGTACAGAACTGCCGGGCATGTAG
- a CDS encoding restriction endonuclease, with protein sequence MARERTSMFEDIILAANKLPWWACFILAAVSYVILDYIASRPLPDITGDPMRIADVVAPTLVSHMAFFGKIILPLAFGFAGIASAINAYRQKKLFADVQSRPRASTLQAMSWQEFERLVAEHFRRQGFSVTRNGGAGPDGGVDLDLRKGEEIHLVQCKQWKAYKVGVQPVREFYGIMSARGAAGGFFITSGTYTTDARTFAHGLNLELIDGQRLLALIDQTRLHDVGQDASAFVPPADDTPLCPRCSARMTMRTARKGPWAGREFWGCVNFPGCKGTRTMDVDKT encoded by the coding sequence ATGGCCCGAGAACGAACAAGCATGTTTGAAGACATCATCCTTGCCGCCAACAAGCTGCCTTGGTGGGCATGTTTCATATTGGCGGCGGTGTCCTACGTTATTCTTGATTATATTGCCTCCCGCCCCTTGCCTGACATTACCGGTGACCCGATGCGGATTGCGGATGTCGTTGCCCCCACCCTTGTTTCCCACATGGCCTTTTTCGGAAAGATAATTCTGCCACTCGCATTCGGATTCGCGGGAATTGCCTCGGCTATCAATGCGTACAGGCAGAAAAAACTGTTCGCCGATGTCCAGTCGCGGCCACGAGCGTCTACATTGCAGGCCATGTCCTGGCAGGAATTCGAGCGGCTTGTGGCGGAACACTTCCGCCGACAAGGCTTCTCAGTAACCCGAAATGGAGGTGCCGGGCCGGACGGCGGCGTGGATTTGGATCTGCGCAAGGGCGAAGAAATCCACTTGGTGCAGTGCAAGCAGTGGAAGGCGTACAAGGTCGGGGTTCAGCCGGTGCGGGAATTCTACGGAATCATGTCCGCCCGAGGCGCTGCCGGAGGCTTTTTCATCACCTCCGGAACGTACACAACGGATGCCAGGACTTTCGCCCATGGGCTCAATCTGGAACTGATCGACGGCCAACGGCTGCTGGCCCTGATCGATCAAACTAGGTTGCACGACGTCGGACAGGACGCTTCCGCCTTTGTCCCGCCTGCTGACGACACTCCCCTCTGCCCCAGATGCAGCGCGAGAATGACCATGCGCACCGCCCGTAAAGGACCGTGGGCAGGACGAGAATTCTGGGGCTGCGTCAATTTTCCCGGTTGCAAGGGAACGCGGACCATGGATGTTGATAAAACGTGA
- the yedF gene encoding sulfurtransferase-like selenium metabolism protein YedF encodes MHQKDLDCRGLPCPQPVVQCKHSIDQDKPDEISILVDNEAARQNVTRFLKSQGYHVDDQKEAESTWLIKGSFEEGSLITRDAEQTEATSQPATEIRTLVFLSAPGIGEGDPALGEKLMVNFLATLPEMGSQLWRMILVNGAVQLAAKDHPCLESLQKLEALGVSILVCGTCLTHFGLMEKKAVGQTTNMLDVVTSLQMAGKVIRP; translated from the coding sequence ATGCACCAAAAAGATCTGGATTGCCGGGGATTACCCTGCCCGCAACCCGTTGTGCAATGCAAGCACAGCATCGACCAGGACAAGCCTGACGAAATCTCCATTCTCGTGGACAATGAAGCAGCCCGTCAAAATGTCACCCGTTTTTTAAAGTCCCAGGGCTACCATGTCGACGACCAGAAGGAAGCCGAGAGTACGTGGCTGATCAAGGGATCTTTCGAGGAAGGAAGCCTCATCACCCGGGATGCTGAGCAGACAGAGGCAACTTCTCAACCAGCAACAGAGATCAGAACCCTGGTTTTTCTCAGCGCTCCCGGCATTGGCGAGGGAGATCCGGCCCTGGGCGAAAAACTGATGGTCAATTTTCTGGCCACTTTGCCGGAAATGGGTTCGCAGCTGTGGCGGATGATCCTGGTCAACGGAGCGGTACAGCTGGCCGCTAAAGACCATCCGTGTCTGGAGAGCCTGCAAAAACTCGAAGCCCTCGGCGTCTCCATCCTGGTCTGCGGCACATGTCTCACGCATTTCGGACTCATGGAAAAGAAGGCCGTTGGGCAGACCACGAACATGCTGGACGTCGTAACCAGCCTGCAAATGGCAGGAAAGGTCATTCGTCCATAA
- a CDS encoding undecaprenyl-diphosphate phosphatase: MNLLQAAILALVQGLTEFLPISSSAHLILVSALTDWEDQGLTFDVAVHMGSLVAVVCYFRTDLIEIVRDFTRSLTGKGHTSSSRLGWAVILGTIPVGLAGLIFRDVVAMHLRDPLILAFGLMFFGLLLGLADWRRKGDRNEHSLTWKDIMVIGCAQAVALIPGTSRSGITMTAGLFMGLSRDGAARFSFLLSIPVIFLAGALEARHLLNQPEPVQWGIIGIATLLSGISAYLCIHYFLKFIRTVGMQPFVVYRLLLGLMLVWVYV, from the coding sequence ATGAACCTACTGCAAGCCGCTATTCTGGCCCTGGTCCAGGGGCTGACCGAATTCCTGCCCATTTCCAGTTCAGCGCATTTGATACTTGTGTCCGCCCTTACGGATTGGGAGGACCAGGGACTGACTTTTGACGTTGCCGTGCACATGGGCAGCCTAGTGGCCGTAGTCTGCTATTTTCGGACGGACCTCATTGAAATAGTGCGGGATTTTACTCGGTCCCTCACCGGCAAGGGGCACACCTCAAGCTCACGGCTGGGGTGGGCCGTTATTCTCGGGACCATTCCCGTAGGCTTGGCCGGCTTGATCTTTCGCGATGTCGTGGCCATGCATTTGCGTGACCCCTTGATTCTTGCCTTCGGCCTGATGTTCTTCGGCCTGCTTCTCGGACTGGCGGACTGGCGCCGCAAGGGTGATCGTAATGAACATAGCCTGACCTGGAAGGATATTATGGTCATCGGCTGCGCCCAGGCAGTTGCCTTGATTCCCGGCACATCCCGGTCCGGGATCACCATGACCGCCGGTCTGTTCATGGGATTGAGCCGGGATGGAGCGGCCCGCTTCTCCTTTCTGCTGTCCATTCCGGTCATTTTTTTGGCCGGCGCACTGGAGGCCAGACATCTCCTCAACCAGCCCGAACCCGTTCAGTGGGGCATCATCGGAATCGCCACGCTTCTTTCCGGCATCAGCGCCTATCTGTGCATTCACTATTTTCTGAAATTTATCCGAACTGTGGGCATGCAGCCTTTTGTCGTGTATCGTCTTCTGCTCGGATTAATGTTGGTATGGGTATATGTGTAG
- a CDS encoding HigA family addiction module antitoxin — translation MVRIPKFREPTHPGKMLMEDFLAPMSITQRDLSDAIHVPYQRINEIVNERRGITPSTALRLAKFFNMSDDFWMNMQLRWDLYRAKNSEEKELRLIKPYIPSECTAHI, via the coding sequence ATGGTTAGAATTCCAAAATTTAGGGAGCCCACGCATCCTGGAAAAATGCTAATGGAGGATTTTTTGGCTCCAATGTCAATAACTCAACGTGATTTGTCTGATGCGATTCATGTCCCTTACCAGCGAATTAATGAGATAGTAAATGAACGGCGCGGAATTACACCAAGCACAGCTTTACGCTTGGCAAAATTTTTTAATATGTCAGATGATTTCTGGATGAATATGCAACTTCGTTGGGACTTGTATCGTGCCAAAAATTCAGAAGAAAAGGAACTGCGTCTGATTAAGCCATACATTCCTTCTGAATGCACAGCTCATATTTAG
- the cobI gene encoding precorrin-2 C(20)-methyltransferase, which translates to MRSKQGILYGIGVGPGDPDLITLAAVKALAVVDTVFAPASIKNDFSLALDIIRPHLREDVLIRRLDFPMTRDDEIRCRARMQNAQAVLEHLNTGRSAAFITLGDPLIYSTFGHLSRDMRKCDADVDIRIIPGITSYQASAARLGRTLVEGDECLAVTTGNAEPEQLDRLLNTADAVVILKPAKRFAILRKALRDKGLDKRARLVERCGLSGESVYSNLDNVPEQLSYFSLLHIGRNRE; encoded by the coding sequence ATGAGATCGAAGCAAGGCATATTGTATGGAATCGGCGTCGGACCGGGAGATCCTGATCTGATCACTCTGGCCGCGGTGAAGGCATTGGCCGTGGTGGACACGGTGTTTGCACCGGCTTCGATCAAGAACGACTTTTCTCTGGCTCTAGACATTATCCGACCTCATTTGAGAGAAGACGTTTTGATCCGGCGGTTGGACTTCCCCATGACCCGAGACGATGAAATACGTTGCCGCGCCCGAATGCAAAACGCCCAGGCCGTGCTGGAGCACCTGAATACCGGCCGAAGCGCCGCGTTCATCACCCTGGGCGATCCGTTGATTTACAGCACCTTCGGTCACTTGTCTCGAGATATGCGGAAGTGTGATGCCGATGTCGACATCCGGATCATCCCCGGCATCACCTCGTATCAGGCCTCGGCGGCACGATTGGGGCGGACATTGGTGGAAGGAGATGAGTGTCTTGCCGTGACCACGGGAAACGCGGAACCGGAGCAGCTGGATCGGCTTTTAAACACCGCGGACGCGGTGGTGATATTGAAACCGGCCAAACGGTTTGCGATTCTCAGGAAAGCACTGAGAGACAAAGGTTTGGACAAGAGGGCAAGGTTGGTGGAGCGTTGCGGTCTGTCGGGCGAGTCCGTTTATTCAAACTTGGACAACGTACCTGAGCAGCTATCCTATTTTTCTTTGCTGCATATCGGACGCAACCGGGAATAA
- a CDS encoding lysophospholipid acyltransferase family protein produces the protein MRLRINPVRFVPIAAMLTNLLSRTLRYSQENFEECEQMRGRGVRFVVPCWHDELFPLLHLHRDQGVVAVVSQSRDGEFLSQVMARFGYKLARGSSRRGGAGALIAARKEMREHGADVVFTVDGPRGPRHKVKEGAIYLAAKTGVHLLPLRVFMSRSFVFQNAWDKFQLPWPGAHCRVVYGRPYLVPGILSADEMTLECLNLEEKLHQLGL, from the coding sequence ATGAGGCTGCGCATCAATCCGGTACGATTTGTACCGATAGCCGCAATGCTCACGAACCTGCTGAGCCGAACACTGCGCTACTCCCAGGAAAATTTTGAGGAATGCGAGCAGATGCGCGGGCGGGGTGTGAGATTCGTCGTCCCCTGCTGGCATGACGAACTCTTTCCGCTACTTCACCTGCACCGGGATCAAGGTGTCGTGGCCGTAGTCAGCCAGAGTCGTGACGGGGAATTTCTCTCCCAGGTCATGGCCCGTTTTGGCTATAAACTGGCCAGAGGATCCAGCCGACGCGGCGGAGCGGGTGCACTGATCGCGGCGCGCAAAGAGATGCGCGAGCACGGTGCGGACGTGGTGTTTACCGTAGACGGTCCGCGAGGGCCACGGCACAAGGTTAAGGAAGGCGCGATCTACCTGGCCGCCAAGACCGGAGTCCATCTTTTGCCGCTGCGGGTGTTCATGTCCCGCTCCTTTGTTTTTCAAAATGCCTGGGACAAGTTCCAGCTACCTTGGCCTGGAGCGCACTGTAGGGTCGTTTATGGCCGGCCGTACCTCGTACCGGGAATCCTGTCGGCTGATGAGATGACCCTGGAATGCCTCAATCTGGAGGAAAAATTGCATCAACTAGGTTTATAA
- a CDS encoding type II toxin-antitoxin system RelE/ParE family toxin: protein MIRSFKNQATEDVFDGNNSKIARKICPQYLWTLAARKLEQVDSATNLDDLKVPPGNRLEALSGIRDGQYSVRINDQYRICFKWDNGNADNVEIVDYH from the coding sequence ATGATACGATCATTTAAAAACCAAGCCACTGAAGATGTTTTCGATGGGAATAACAGCAAGATCGCCCGAAAAATATGCCCACAATATCTTTGGACTTTGGCAGCACGAAAACTGGAACAGGTTGACTCCGCAACAAACCTTGATGATCTAAAAGTACCCCCGGGAAATCGTTTGGAGGCGCTGTCAGGGATTCGTGATGGGCAGTATAGTGTTCGAATCAATGATCAGTATCGAATATGTTTTAAATGGGATAATGGTAATGCAGACAATGTTGAAATTGTCGATTATCACTGA